From the genome of Pseudobacteriovorax antillogorgiicola, one region includes:
- a CDS encoding helix-turn-helix domain-containing protein, with translation MNTGLSDAIEGFSNLYKLSGRERDILRVMTLGTCTGRGIAESLEISPNTVRIHLKNINAKVGVSSKAHLLSRLLAYTMEPAPAAIEGGLNHSHQLSSSQGHM, from the coding sequence ATGAATACAGGACTTAGTGATGCTATCGAAGGCTTTTCTAATCTGTACAAGCTCAGTGGACGGGAGAGGGATATCCTGCGGGTGATGACGCTAGGAACCTGTACGGGCCGAGGGATCGCTGAGTCCCTTGAGATTTCACCGAATACCGTTCGCATCCATTTGAAAAACATAAACGCCAAGGTCGGGGTCAGCTCGAAAGCCCACCTTCTATCCCGACTGCTCGCCTACACGATGGAACCAGCACCAGCTGCAATCGAAGGCGGGCTAAACCACTCACACCAGCTGTCAAGCTCCCAAGGACACATGTAG
- a CDS encoding cysteine synthase A, with product MTFKIANRASELIGGTSILKIESLSKLAGSDIFVKCEYENPGGSIKDRAALQMTEDALACGALKEGMTIVEGTAGNTGIGLAVVGKSLGFPVLVVMPRGQAHEKERMIGLFGAELRLVDPCPFKDPNHFYHTAKRIADEESNRYWWANQFENTSNYKAHYQNTGPEIWQQLPKLDCLVSVAGTGGTISGTSQFLKEKKPRIQVVLVDPDGSGLKSYVDTGAFASSGSSFTEGIGIMRLTQNFAAAKVDQAVNFSDQDILTISRFVRDEDGIVLGSSSALNVCAAFHNAYKGQKSRCILTFACDLGERSYSKLYDGDFLKSKGLDENRNMDQMLGSW from the coding sequence ATGACATTTAAAATAGCAAACCGGGCGTCGGAGCTGATCGGGGGGACATCGATCCTCAAGATCGAAAGTCTGAGCAAGCTTGCAGGCTCCGATATCTTTGTGAAGTGCGAGTATGAAAACCCTGGGGGATCGATTAAGGATCGCGCTGCTCTGCAGATGACAGAGGATGCTTTGGCTTGCGGTGCCCTTAAAGAGGGGATGACCATCGTAGAAGGTACTGCTGGCAATACAGGAATTGGCCTGGCCGTCGTGGGTAAATCTCTAGGTTTTCCTGTATTGGTGGTCATGCCGCGGGGCCAAGCTCATGAGAAAGAGCGTATGATAGGCTTGTTTGGTGCCGAACTTCGCTTGGTCGATCCCTGCCCCTTCAAAGACCCTAATCACTTTTATCATACGGCAAAAAGGATCGCGGACGAGGAAAGTAATCGCTATTGGTGGGCCAATCAATTTGAGAATACCAGTAACTACAAGGCTCACTATCAAAACACGGGCCCCGAGATCTGGCAGCAGCTGCCAAAGCTTGACTGCCTAGTTTCCGTTGCAGGGACTGGGGGCACGATTTCAGGAACAAGTCAGTTCCTCAAGGAAAAAAAACCGCGAATCCAGGTGGTGTTGGTTGATCCAGATGGGTCAGGTCTCAAATCATACGTTGATACAGGAGCCTTTGCATCTTCGGGAAGCTCCTTTACCGAGGGGATTGGCATTATGCGGCTGACCCAAAACTTTGCTGCGGCGAAGGTGGACCAGGCTGTGAATTTCTCGGATCAAGATATTCTCACAATTTCTCGTTTTGTTCGCGATGAAGATGGCATTGTCTTAGGCAGCAGCAGTGCTCTTAACGTCTGTGCCGCTTTCCACAACGCTTATAAGGGGCAAAAGTCACGCTGCATCCTAACGTTCGCATGTGACTTAGGGGAGCGTAGCTACTCGAAGCTTTATGATGGTGATTTTCTAAAGTCGAAAGGCCTCGATGAAAACCGGAATATGGATCAGATGCTAGGGTCTTGGTAG
- a CDS encoding SixA phosphatase family protein, whose protein sequence is MKRVQLLRHAKSSWDDPHLEDWQRPLNPRGKKSCQLMAPALIKAECDFQNIFVSSAKRAKSTIKRIEKALEKKIAWQVDRELYTFDGEDLLCWLMKCDDTMKSVLVVGHNPALEELLLWLTGGEREMPTCAFVSLDIKVEKWGDLKPGVAQESVYLYPKGLPTWNQDAHPRSDG, encoded by the coding sequence ATGAAAAGGGTACAGCTACTGAGACACGCAAAATCTTCCTGGGATGATCCTCATCTTGAAGACTGGCAAAGGCCTTTAAATCCTCGGGGTAAAAAATCTTGCCAGCTCATGGCGCCAGCTTTAATAAAGGCTGAATGTGATTTTCAAAATATTTTTGTTAGCAGCGCGAAGCGCGCAAAAAGTACGATCAAGCGGATCGAAAAAGCTCTAGAAAAGAAGATCGCTTGGCAAGTTGATCGCGAGCTCTATACTTTTGATGGGGAAGACTTACTATGTTGGTTGATGAAATGTGATGACACAATGAAGTCGGTTCTCGTTGTTGGTCACAATCCCGCGTTAGAAGAATTGCTGCTCTGGCTCACAGGTGGCGAACGAGAGATGCCTACCTGCGCCTTTGTATCACTGGATATTAAAGTGGAAAAATGGGGCGATTTAAAGCCAGGGGTGGCTCAAGAATCCGTCTATCTCTACCCGAAAGGACTTCCTACTTGGAATCAAGATGCTCATCCAAGAAGTGACGGATAA
- a CDS encoding substrate-binding periplasmic protein, whose product MDRFVAFIMLVLATSTLAEPKFRICFDDQSDLKLFGQGHTSKESSSFYTDIIARLEASQKITVRIERMPTVRCLGLMKAGHMDAMVLSYSRKRDRDICEYPPKTGGHPDSKFAFVDDSYYLMTLPGSSVTWDGSYESIRQLNIGAIRSYSIVQVLRKKGIEVDESRDADTLLRKLTLGRLQALALSAGSPIFHQLKMHSPALTHRYYYLVFSKGFFKGNTALVKAIWQDIAQLKASGELREIGEQHGLISSQFL is encoded by the coding sequence ATGGATCGCTTCGTGGCCTTTATTATGCTGGTCTTGGCAACCTCGACGTTGGCAGAACCCAAGTTCCGCATCTGTTTCGACGATCAAAGTGACCTTAAGCTCTTTGGTCAAGGACATACCTCGAAAGAATCTTCTAGTTTCTATACTGACATCATTGCTAGGCTTGAAGCCTCCCAAAAGATCACAGTTCGCATCGAACGAATGCCAACCGTTCGTTGTCTTGGCTTGATGAAGGCGGGGCACATGGATGCCATGGTCCTGAGTTACAGTCGTAAACGGGATAGGGATATCTGTGAGTATCCTCCAAAAACAGGTGGCCATCCCGACTCCAAATTTGCATTTGTTGATGATTCTTACTACCTCATGACCTTACCAGGGAGTTCTGTGACGTGGGACGGCTCCTATGAAAGCATCCGTCAGTTAAATATTGGAGCCATTCGAAGCTACTCGATTGTCCAGGTCCTACGTAAAAAGGGTATCGAGGTTGACGAAAGCCGCGATGCCGATACCTTACTCAGGAAGCTCACCCTGGGGCGCTTGCAAGCTCTTGCCTTAAGTGCCGGTAGTCCGATCTTTCACCAGCTTAAAATGCATAGCCCAGCATTGACTCATCGCTACTATTATTTGGTTTTTAGCAAAGGCTTCTTCAAGGGAAACACCGCGCTTGTCAAAGCCATCTGGCAAGATATAGCTCAATTGAAAGCATCAGGGGAGCTTCGCGAGATTGGAGAACAGCACGGCTTGATTTCGTCTCAGTTCCTGTAG
- a CDS encoding porin, with protein MLNSRFRASIAGLAFVTAGIAPESYSQTEDTLTIYGLINKELRYVAQSEDAGKESSVAVTDVDGFESRIGVKGSQDGDFKISYVAEVGVNSGRDASSDYRIRPRIFKVDLDTKGYGVITIGQDWMPSALFYIKMDGLAATVAQNYNLDTSYVVGGLGYGSLQGLGYNFRAFRDQIRYASPTWNGLTYKLSYDTNGPHDYDGVQRNVEHFLQYTRDTLNVGLLYADCESCDADMKLPSIGLAANIKTAGGLAAGFNYGLQTIGHGTDENGDMEEIIVTRIFASFSYQKDENTYSLTYGNATLGDQDYIVALDETISANYKEASQQQIGLGYKNMITAKTALKLTIAQMSISADEPIVSDKKENVAQVVALGVQTGF; from the coding sequence ATGCTCAACAGTAGATTCAGAGCGTCTATAGCTGGCCTCGCCTTTGTCACAGCTGGTATTGCACCTGAGTCCTATTCACAAACGGAAGATACACTTACGATCTATGGTCTTATCAATAAAGAGTTACGCTACGTCGCCCAAAGCGAGGATGCTGGTAAAGAGTCTAGCGTCGCAGTCACTGATGTGGACGGCTTTGAGAGTCGCATTGGGGTTAAAGGTTCGCAGGATGGTGACTTTAAGATTAGCTATGTCGCTGAAGTGGGTGTTAACTCAGGACGGGATGCCTCATCGGATTACCGAATTAGGCCAAGGATTTTCAAGGTCGATCTAGATACTAAAGGCTACGGCGTGATCACCATTGGCCAAGATTGGATGCCATCTGCGCTTTTCTATATCAAGATGGATGGCCTTGCCGCAACGGTAGCTCAAAACTACAACCTGGATACGTCCTATGTCGTTGGAGGCCTCGGCTACGGATCATTGCAGGGCTTGGGCTACAACTTCAGAGCGTTTCGCGATCAGATTCGCTACGCAAGCCCAACCTGGAACGGCCTGACTTATAAGCTAAGCTACGATACCAATGGCCCCCACGACTACGATGGGGTTCAGAGGAATGTGGAGCACTTCCTTCAATACACCCGCGACACTCTCAACGTTGGCTTGCTCTATGCAGACTGCGAAAGCTGTGACGCTGATATGAAGCTACCTAGCATCGGACTAGCTGCCAATATAAAAACAGCAGGTGGTCTTGCTGCTGGCTTTAATTATGGCTTGCAGACGATCGGCCACGGCACAGACGAGAATGGGGACATGGAGGAAATTATAGTCACTCGTATCTTTGCTTCGTTTAGCTACCAGAAAGACGAAAATACCTATAGCCTAACCTATGGCAACGCGACCCTAGGAGATCAAGACTACATCGTAGCTCTCGATGAAACCATTAGCGCCAACTACAAAGAGGCTAGCCAGCAACAAATAGGACTGGGATATAAGAATATGATCACCGCTAAAACTGCACTTAAACTAACCATAGCCCAAATGTCAATCAGTGCGGATGAGCCAATCGTGAGCGACAAAAAAGAAAACGTCGCTCAGGTGGTTGCACTTGGAGTTCAAACTGGATTCTAG
- a CDS encoding methyl-accepting chemotaxis protein, translated as MNKKLRALSLNSRLLLFAIGLSWIFVSISIVVGKLVVESTVESIAEKSLESGADLLTSEIESSIERYAQFSRKLSQDRLIEGLFLAYESAFYGSAFFVGEDHNIYTEAYKKLDQRYLERVEAFRVDNRVQDIFLISREGQVIMATLKPESNPNLGKNLREGSLKGSPLASCFEKALTNSPGTLCNTGFFLDRASNQIKAFQLTRSDAEFEHLSEGISRGDVMGVVAIELNTEFLQKVTDFSQKFGETTQAFVINDEQKLLTDVIEENQKLESLKSFQGDVSLKHSYIKNIKDDRSLYGQFEDHFGNDVFVIGRPIAGFNGPWYFAFEKAAREVYQPINQLLISLILAFGLALLGILYLAKIFAKQITDPLMGANRSVGALANNLGHDSETVSQEALKMSEGAQDVAASVQETVSSMSEINSMVSSTLEKTSLSTQSAAEIETQVDTGARQMSELVDAMREIDQSNNQLENIKRFMSDIEKQTGLINDIVFKTQLLSVNASIESAKAGEHGKGFSVVANEVSKLADTSGVAAGAISDLIDSIKNQVTELLEANKAKIAVGQQKTESVMTLFSTIRKEVEHIKTRVEDVSMAAKEQSVGINEITTAVGNIEHATQLSLEGVTNLERLTASLASHSRGLTQISGKLESITLGQKVSSDQGPKERENSTPVNSGREDSAPRLRSLGSAGDVSADDDSFKSAG; from the coding sequence ATGAACAAGAAACTACGCGCCCTAAGCTTAAACTCCCGCTTGCTCCTATTTGCCATTGGTTTATCCTGGATTTTTGTCTCGATTTCTATCGTCGTTGGCAAGTTGGTCGTGGAGTCCACTGTAGAATCCATCGCCGAAAAAAGTCTTGAGTCAGGGGCCGATCTACTAACCAGTGAAATCGAAAGCTCCATCGAACGATATGCTCAGTTTTCCCGTAAATTGAGCCAAGATCGACTGATCGAAGGCCTGTTTCTCGCCTATGAGAGTGCTTTTTACGGTAGTGCTTTTTTTGTGGGAGAAGACCATAACATATATACCGAAGCCTACAAGAAGCTCGATCAGCGTTACCTTGAGCGAGTTGAAGCTTTCCGAGTTGATAATCGAGTTCAAGACATCTTCCTCATCTCTAGGGAAGGTCAGGTGATCATGGCAACGCTCAAACCTGAAAGCAACCCGAACTTAGGTAAAAATTTGAGAGAGGGAAGTCTTAAGGGAAGTCCGCTTGCATCGTGTTTTGAAAAGGCTTTGACAAACTCTCCGGGCACCTTGTGCAACACGGGCTTCTTCCTCGATCGTGCTAGCAATCAGATCAAAGCCTTTCAGCTTACCCGTTCAGACGCGGAATTTGAGCACCTTTCTGAGGGGATATCAAGAGGTGATGTCATGGGCGTGGTGGCTATCGAGCTAAACACTGAGTTCTTACAGAAGGTTACTGATTTTTCTCAAAAGTTCGGTGAAACGACCCAAGCCTTCGTAATTAATGACGAGCAAAAACTTCTGACGGATGTAATTGAGGAGAACCAAAAGCTTGAAAGTCTAAAATCGTTTCAAGGTGATGTGTCTCTGAAGCACAGTTATATCAAGAATATCAAGGATGATCGCAGCCTTTACGGCCAGTTCGAAGATCACTTTGGAAACGATGTTTTTGTGATTGGTAGGCCTATCGCTGGATTTAACGGGCCGTGGTACTTTGCTTTCGAAAAAGCTGCCCGTGAGGTATACCAACCGATCAACCAGCTCTTAATTTCCTTGATCTTGGCCTTTGGGTTGGCTTTACTCGGCATTCTATATTTAGCAAAGATCTTTGCCAAGCAAATCACGGATCCATTGATGGGCGCAAACCGTTCCGTTGGTGCTCTGGCGAATAATCTCGGGCACGATTCGGAAACGGTTTCCCAAGAGGCCTTGAAGATGTCTGAAGGCGCTCAGGACGTTGCCGCTTCCGTCCAAGAAACTGTAAGTTCCATGTCTGAAATAAATAGCATGGTAAGTTCAACCCTGGAAAAAACCTCCCTTTCCACCCAGTCCGCCGCCGAAATTGAAACTCAAGTTGATACGGGGGCCCGGCAGATGAGTGAGTTAGTCGATGCAATGAGAGAGATTGATCAGTCCAATAACCAATTGGAGAATATCAAGCGATTCATGTCGGATATTGAGAAACAGACGGGTCTGATCAACGATATCGTCTTCAAGACCCAGCTGCTATCGGTGAATGCATCCATCGAATCAGCGAAGGCTGGCGAGCATGGCAAGGGCTTTTCAGTTGTTGCCAATGAAGTCAGCAAACTAGCAGATACCAGTGGTGTCGCTGCTGGGGCAATTTCAGACCTGATCGATAGTATCAAGAACCAGGTTACGGAGCTGCTCGAAGCAAATAAAGCAAAGATAGCAGTAGGTCAGCAAAAAACCGAATCAGTTATGACACTCTTTAGCACGATACGTAAAGAAGTTGAGCATATCAAGACACGGGTGGAAGACGTGAGCATGGCCGCCAAGGAGCAGAGTGTGGGCATTAACGAAATTACTACAGCAGTTGGCAATATTGAGCACGCAACGCAGTTGAGCCTAGAAGGTGTAACAAATCTCGAACGACTTACAGCGAGCCTTGCATCCCATTCAAGAGGCTTGACCCAGATTTCTGGCAAACTGGAGTCGATTACCTTGGGTCAGAAAGTGTCCTCAGATCAAGGTCCCAAGGAGCGAGAAAACTCGACTCCGGTGAACTCGGGTCGTGAAGATTCTGCACCCCGTCTTCGCTCACTCGGATCTGCAGGAGATGTTTCCGCCGATGACGACTCATTCAAGAGTGCTGGTTGA
- a CDS encoding cache domain-containing protein gives MLRQYLIICLGFLGISLSSAGFAIDCEKEQAKQAVLDICSKIESNGKSALKDVAKFRYCGSNYVWVQDSNVKMVLHPIKPRLNGRDLTKNKDEKGKLLFVEFDKAAKSNAGGDWVNYVWAKPGAEKATPKVSFVKRCGGDLGWVAGSGIWK, from the coding sequence ATGTTGCGACAATATCTAATCATTTGCTTAGGATTTTTGGGAATCAGTCTTTCGAGTGCTGGATTCGCTATCGACTGTGAGAAAGAGCAGGCTAAACAGGCTGTTCTCGATATTTGCAGCAAGATAGAATCAAACGGTAAGAGCGCTCTCAAGGATGTTGCTAAGTTTCGCTACTGCGGTTCCAATTACGTTTGGGTCCAGGATAGTAACGTTAAGATGGTGCTACACCCTATTAAACCGAGACTCAATGGCCGTGATTTAACAAAAAACAAAGATGAAAAAGGCAAACTACTCTTTGTTGAATTCGATAAAGCAGCCAAGTCCAATGCTGGAGGCGACTGGGTCAACTATGTATGGGCCAAGCCAGGTGCAGAAAAAGCCACTCCGAAAGTGTCATTTGTCAAACGCTGCGGTGGTGATCTGGGGTGGGTCGCTGGCTCAGGAATCTGGAAATAA
- a CDS encoding glycoside hydrolase family 2 TIM barrel-domain containing protein yields the protein MKRFFTNHRLSSLCLCLTLAMACAPDRNLEDPNSRLATVDIGSFPESIEQMQIVIHAREGEADKPVVDQLYEERQLKGHQFSLEPGLYNFRVRLFKDNRLSYDSSACQNPDYLALQSPPALVSGRNQIKLVVCSVDDSDELVVIEPPTEDAELELEIVPEDQPAKNMAGIAIDGRQLLVNGKSYRIKGVCWNPVPLGERHPRVMFNEPARYQSELAHDIKLMTEAGINTVRTYVPITDKGVLDNLHQAGIRVIVPFFGNQSSNEAIATVHLVKDHPAILMYEVGNEWNYNHLYSGLNFDEALEKVGELARAIKGADPSRPVATSFGELPEPHVLDGLPDIDIWGLNVYAGKSFADRFARWQALSQKPMYFSEFGADAYDSVQGAANPMAQAEATEALLIEIRSHGAYGAAQPATIGGTIFEWNDEWWKNDNPDQQDLGGVAPGGGPWPDFTFNEEWWGLVTLDRKTRPAYDRLKKIYRSWE from the coding sequence ATGAAACGTTTTTTTACCAACCATAGGCTTTCTAGCCTGTGTCTTTGCTTAACCCTAGCGATGGCGTGTGCTCCTGATCGCAATCTTGAAGATCCCAACTCTCGGCTTGCCACTGTAGATATTGGCTCTTTTCCAGAGAGTATCGAGCAAATGCAGATCGTCATCCATGCCCGCGAAGGGGAGGCCGATAAGCCTGTGGTCGATCAGCTATATGAGGAGCGCCAGCTGAAGGGCCATCAATTCTCTCTTGAACCAGGTCTTTATAACTTTCGGGTAAGGCTATTTAAGGACAATCGCTTGAGCTATGATTCAAGCGCTTGTCAGAATCCAGACTATCTGGCTCTCCAGAGTCCACCTGCCTTGGTGTCAGGTCGCAATCAAATCAAGCTCGTGGTTTGCTCTGTGGATGATAGCGATGAGCTTGTCGTCATTGAGCCACCTACGGAAGATGCAGAGCTTGAACTTGAAATCGTTCCAGAAGATCAACCAGCCAAGAATATGGCTGGAATCGCGATCGATGGACGGCAGCTTTTAGTGAATGGCAAATCGTATCGGATTAAGGGAGTCTGCTGGAATCCTGTGCCACTTGGAGAGAGGCATCCCCGTGTAATGTTCAATGAACCTGCACGGTATCAGAGCGAACTAGCCCACGATATAAAGTTGATGACAGAAGCTGGGATAAACACCGTTCGTACCTACGTACCCATAACGGACAAAGGAGTTCTGGATAATCTTCACCAGGCAGGAATTCGAGTGATCGTGCCGTTTTTTGGCAATCAGTCGAGCAACGAAGCCATTGCAACTGTTCACCTTGTCAAAGATCACCCGGCGATTCTGATGTATGAGGTGGGAAACGAGTGGAACTACAACCATCTTTACTCGGGCCTTAATTTCGATGAGGCTCTGGAAAAAGTCGGAGAGTTAGCGAGGGCGATCAAAGGCGCAGATCCTAGCCGACCTGTTGCAACATCTTTTGGAGAGCTACCTGAGCCTCATGTGCTTGATGGGCTGCCAGATATCGATATTTGGGGGTTGAATGTATACGCGGGCAAAAGCTTTGCGGATCGATTTGCCCGTTGGCAAGCATTAAGCCAGAAGCCTATGTACTTCTCTGAGTTTGGTGCTGACGCCTACGATAGTGTTCAAGGAGCTGCGAATCCGATGGCACAGGCAGAAGCCACCGAGGCATTGCTGATTGAGATTCGAAGCCACGGTGCTTATGGGGCTGCCCAACCGGCGACAATTGGTGGTACCATTTTCGAATGGAACGACGAATGGTGGAAAAATGACAACCCAGATCAGCAGGATCTTGGTGGGGTGGCGCCAGGTGGCGGCCCATGGCCCGATTTCACCTTCAACGAGGAATGGTGGGGCCTAGTAACCTTAGATCGTAAGACTAGGCCAGCTTACGACAGGCTTAAAAAGATTTATCGATCCTGGGAATAA
- a CDS encoding response regulator, producing MDVFVIEDSEDDLFAIKRCLRGGEFDFHHCTSLRGFREQWAATPCDVILCDLNIDESYGIATFLAVKEISTGTPIIVLSGHEEDDLAIEAIQKGAQDYLNKNRIDKKRLKVTIEFAIERQRSREELTKARERIEQELAFRSNFLAHFSHSIRTPLHGLGSMLDLMNYNPGAFKSSEILDNLYYSYARLRQTVEDLLDFEASFGQGFCLDKTKSTPRELVHLSLNFLRPLLVGGFRVFGSAPDHTTLNIDIQKVSKAICRVVLNSVKHSGSCHATLSCYLDNQALKIHIRDNGKGLPKDWGDGQSPFSRGDFSTVSQGAGLGLYLVHESLSLMGAGF from the coding sequence ATGGATGTTTTTGTTATCGAAGACAGCGAAGATGATCTGTTCGCGATCAAGCGATGTCTGCGTGGTGGTGAATTTGACTTTCATCATTGTACATCTCTGCGGGGTTTTCGCGAACAATGGGCTGCCACACCTTGCGACGTGATTCTTTGTGACCTCAATATCGATGAAAGCTACGGGATAGCAACTTTTTTGGCTGTTAAAGAGATTTCAACCGGCACGCCAATCATCGTCCTCTCCGGCCATGAGGAAGATGATCTCGCAATCGAAGCGATCCAAAAAGGGGCGCAGGACTATCTAAACAAAAATCGAATTGACAAGAAGAGACTAAAAGTAACCATCGAGTTTGCAATAGAGCGTCAGCGCAGTAGGGAGGAGCTAACAAAAGCTCGGGAAAGGATAGAGCAAGAGCTTGCGTTTCGATCAAATTTTTTAGCGCATTTCAGCCATTCCATTCGCACACCACTGCACGGCCTTGGATCGATGTTGGATCTGATGAATTACAATCCAGGGGCCTTCAAGTCTTCTGAGATACTAGATAACCTCTACTACTCCTATGCGAGACTAAGACAAACAGTTGAAGACCTTTTGGATTTCGAGGCTAGTTTTGGACAAGGCTTCTGCCTCGATAAGACGAAGTCCACGCCTCGTGAACTTGTTCATCTATCCCTAAATTTCTTGCGACCATTGCTGGTGGGAGGGTTTCGTGTGTTCGGTTCGGCTCCGGATCACACGACCCTGAACATTGATATTCAGAAAGTAAGCAAGGCTATCTGCCGTGTAGTGTTAAATAGTGTCAAGCACTCGGGATCTTGCCATGCTACGTTGAGTTGCTATTTAGACAACCAAGCTCTCAAAATTCATATCAGAGATAACGGTAAAGGTCTTCCAAAAGATTGGGGAGATGGTCAAAGCCCTTTCTCTCGTGGTGATTTTTCTACTGTAAGCCAAGGTGCAGGTTTAGGCCTGTATCTAGTTCATGAAAGCCTGAGTTTGATGGGGGCAGGCTTCTGA
- a CDS encoding class I SAM-dependent methyltransferase encodes MKIFGLLSILLSSQFLACATTNSGKLSSDDRVELKKAVESDSRTNRHMARDIYRNPQKTLEFFGIKPGMTVVEIWPGSGYYAEILAPYLKVEGRYIAAGFNSESEVSYYRNGSQKFKDLVASRSDDFGSRVTINDFEPPVKNQIAEPNSVDAVLTFRNVHNWMGRDGLDAAFEAFYTALKPGGVLGVVEHRASSEKAQDPKAKSGYVREDFVIEVAKKAGFKLEASSEVNANPKDVRDYPKGVWTLPPSLALRDEDRQKYVAIGESDRMTLKFVKPKS; translated from the coding sequence ATGAAGATTTTCGGTCTATTAAGCATCCTTCTCAGCAGCCAGTTTCTAGCATGCGCCACTACCAACAGCGGAAAATTAAGCAGCGACGATCGCGTCGAACTTAAAAAGGCCGTAGAAAGTGACAGCCGCACCAACCGCCATATGGCTCGTGATATTTATCGCAACCCTCAAAAAACTTTAGAGTTCTTTGGTATTAAGCCAGGTATGACTGTGGTCGAAATTTGGCCTGGTAGCGGCTATTATGCAGAGATTCTTGCGCCCTACTTGAAGGTTGAAGGTCGGTACATAGCGGCTGGATTTAATAGCGAGTCAGAAGTGTCTTATTACCGCAACGGTAGCCAGAAGTTTAAAGACTTGGTTGCCAGCCGCAGTGACGACTTCGGTTCCCGGGTCACCATCAATGACTTTGAGCCACCTGTTAAAAACCAAATCGCCGAGCCGAATTCAGTAGATGCCGTGTTGACCTTCCGTAACGTTCACAATTGGATGGGGCGAGATGGGTTGGACGCAGCGTTTGAAGCTTTCTATACAGCCCTAAAACCTGGTGGTGTTTTAGGAGTAGTGGAGCATCGCGCCTCTTCTGAAAAGGCTCAAGATCCGAAAGCTAAGAGTGGCTATGTTCGCGAAGACTTTGTGATTGAAGTGGCTAAGAAGGCAGGCTTTAAGCTTGAAGCGTCTTCGGAAGTGAATGCCAATCCAAAGGATGTGCGGGACTATCCCAAAGGTGTCTGGACACTGCCACCTTCCCTGGCTTTACGGGACGAAGATCGGCAGAAATACGTCGCGATCGGTGAGAGCGACCGTATGACGTTGAAGTTTGTAAAGCCGAAATCGTAA
- a CDS encoding porin, protein MISVNLRFAIAVSCAALSVGCPSLYAKKRPKVKIGLESRFDLSFSQNEGDDDQHSFTSIRNRVTLSGKITKKSSFLIRFRFDRGPANNDPVANVSDSADYFFMRYNFSKKYSLILGKIYLFEGSYENDYNTADIYHVSYAGENEYSGFGTGAIFEAHLWNQTFGFQLANTPFQAAPLEGAATPSPTAGDFLVALAWYGKSKVDWLKPLVTMGVFPRVPQENLEGVRSDKVSSSKIAIGNKASLKSFEIDTEFLYISNPEYRTFAAASDPEPTQVNPSRQVQTLILQGRYKTKKPKIDYIAKISQDDIQQEGESKSLNRISLATEYYPQKSRFRFHSALTKEDNLDGRRNTILFGMAASF, encoded by the coding sequence ATGATATCCGTTAATTTAAGATTTGCTATCGCTGTCAGCTGCGCTGCGCTAAGTGTTGGTTGCCCCAGCTTGTACGCTAAAAAGAGGCCAAAGGTTAAAATAGGTCTTGAGAGCCGATTTGATCTTAGCTTCTCCCAAAATGAAGGGGATGACGATCAGCACAGTTTTACGAGCATTCGAAACCGGGTGACGCTTTCTGGAAAAATAACCAAGAAGAGTTCGTTTCTCATCCGCTTCCGTTTTGATCGCGGCCCAGCAAATAACGACCCAGTTGCTAATGTCTCCGATAGTGCCGACTATTTTTTCATGCGATACAATTTCTCGAAAAAATATTCTTTGATCCTTGGCAAAATCTATTTGTTCGAAGGGTCATATGAGAATGATTACAACACAGCAGATATCTACCATGTGTCCTATGCGGGGGAGAATGAGTACTCTGGATTTGGTACTGGGGCGATCTTTGAAGCTCATCTTTGGAACCAAACTTTTGGCTTTCAGCTCGCAAATACTCCATTTCAAGCCGCCCCATTAGAAGGGGCCGCAACTCCATCTCCAACAGCCGGTGACTTTCTCGTGGCTTTGGCTTGGTATGGAAAATCAAAGGTCGATTGGCTCAAGCCTTTGGTGACCATGGGAGTCTTTCCTAGAGTTCCACAGGAAAATTTGGAAGGGGTACGCTCAGATAAGGTTTCCTCAAGCAAGATAGCCATTGGAAATAAAGCAAGCTTGAAGTCGTTTGAAATCGATACCGAATTTCTATATATCTCAAATCCGGAATACCGAACCTTTGCAGCCGCATCTGACCCCGAACCGACGCAAGTCAATCCCTCTCGGCAAGTCCAAACTTTGATCCTTCAGGGACGATACAAAACAAAAAAGCCAAAAATTGATTACATTGCCAAAATCAGTCAAGATGACATTCAGCAGGAAGGGGAAAGCAAGTCACTAAACCGTATATCACTCGCAACTGAATACTACCCGCAAAAGTCGCGGTTTCGGTTTCACTCTGCTTTGACCAAGGAAGACAATCTGGATGGACGTCGAAACACAATTTTGTTTGGTATGGCTGCCAGTTTCTAA